AGCTGAAAAGCGATGCTTCCAAGACTCCTTCTCCTTACGACAGAGCGAACGAGCCGGAGCTCGTGCAGACGAAGGACTTGCAGTCCGTCTGCATGCAGGCTACTGCTCCTGTGACCCCGGCATTCGCCGTGGCACCGGAACCGACCTACGGTCGCGGCACTGCCATCGCCACCGAGTCCTGACGCAGCCCCCTTCCGCAGCACCCCTTCCGGAGCACCTGGAGTTCTGCCACCATGAGCCCCATGACGGCGGACACCCGTAAAAAGGACCCCAAGCCCACGCCGGGCCGGTTGGAGAAGCTCCACGACGCGCTGAAGAGCCCCGGCGGACGGGTCCTCCGCTACCTTCTCGTCCTCGTCATCGTCGGGCTGGCCGTCTACCTGTCGCTCACCGGATGGTTCCAGGTGTGCGAGGTCGTCGACTCCGAGAAGGACGGCATCACACGCACCTGCGCCGGCCCGAATCTGACGAGCGCGGGCGTGCTCGCTGCGGTGATCTTCGTTCTCCTGCTGCTCTGGCCCGACCTCTCGGAGTTCAGCGCGTTCGGCGTCACGCTCAAGAAGCTGGTCGAGAAGGTCGAGGAGAAGGTCACCGAAACTCGCGACAAGACCACCCACATCGACGACACGACCACCGCCACCCGGTCACGCCTGGAAGATCTGCAAGCCGCCGTCACCACCCAGGGCGGGGACATCAGCGAACGACTCTCCCTCATCCAGTCCGACCTGACCTCGCTGAATGCCCGCGAGGCCGAGCGCGACTCGGCACCTCCGTATTCGGAAGCCGTGCCCTTCCCCGCCGACACCGTCGCCCTGCCGCCCGCCCCGCACTGGGACAGCTTCGACCGCGAGAGCCTCATGCGCACGTGCGAAGACCTCTTCGGTCAGGACACCCTCGAGCGCGCCCTGGCGAACCTCGACGAATCGATGGGCGAGCAATGGTGGCCGGCCACCGCCGAGCTGGGGATCGACAGCCGGACCGCCGCGTTCATCGGACTCATCCTGGAACTGCTCCGCTCGTTCCGATCCCGGTGGGAGGGGATCCGCCGCGACCCCTCACACGCACGCCAGGTGGATGCCATCCTCCGCTCCATCGAAGGGCTGCTGCTCGCCATCATCGGCGGAAGATACGTCGACGACGCCTCCATCCGCGTCGCCGCCGCCGCTCTCCTGCTGCTCCACCGGCACGAGCTCTAGTCCCGCTTACGCGCCGATCCCCCGCAGCAACACCGCCACCGTCGCGTCCACCCGTCCATCGCTCAACGGTCGCCCCAGCAGAGCGGCATAGCTGGCCATCGCGATGAACTGATCCGCGATGGCCGCCGCATCCACATCGGCCCGCACGTCTCCGGCTTCGACCGCCCGTGCGACCCGTCCCGCGACCCACTCGCGGATCGGTGCCGCGAGCTTCTCGTTCAACGCCAAGCCGAGTTCGGGATCCGACGCGGTCACCACGATCAACGCGCGAGCCACCGCGACGCCCTCCGGATCCGCCAGCGCGGCACTCATCGCCGAGAACCACGCCCGCAGGTCCGCCCCGAGATCGGCCGTCATCGGGACCGACACCTCGGCACCCGGCAATCCGCCTTCGAGCAGCGCCTCACCGAGGATCGCGGCCTTCGACGGCCACCACCGGTAGATCGTCTGCTTCGAGACCTCCGCAGCCTCCGCGAGCCCCTCGATGGTCACGGCGTCGTAGCCACCCGCGGCGAGCGCGCGCCGCATCGCCTCCAGCACGGATTGGCGGGCTCTTTCACTACGAGGACGAGGCACCCTCCGAGCGTACTCAGGCGTACACTGGAACATAAGTAGACGCACCGTTGCGTAACCCGAACAAGGAGAACGAGCATGGCCCTCACCGCACACTCCACCATCGGCGACTGGATGAACGACCCGACCGGCGGGCCCCTCATCCGCGGACTCTTCGAGAAGACCGGCGCCGATCCCGAGCTCCTCACC
Above is a window of Microbacterium aurugineum DNA encoding:
- a CDS encoding TetR/AcrR family transcriptional regulator codes for the protein MPRPRSERARQSVLEAMRRALAAGGYDAVTIEGLAEAAEVSKQTIYRWWPSKAAILGEALLEGGLPGAEVSVPMTADLGADLRAWFSAMSAALADPEGVAVARALIVVTASDPELGLALNEKLAAPIREWVAGRVARAVEAGDVRADVDAAAIADQFIAMASYAALLGRPLSDGRVDATVAVLLRGIGA